Proteins encoded together in one Prionailurus viverrinus isolate Anna chromosome B1, UM_Priviv_1.0, whole genome shotgun sequence window:
- the CLU gene encoding clusterin, which produces MKTLLLLVGLLLTCENGRVLGDKAVSDAELQEMSTEGSKYINKEIKNALKGVKQIKTLIEQTNEERKSLLSNLEEAKKKKEDALSDTKDSEMKLKASQGVCNDTMMALWEECKPCLKQTCMKFYARVCRSGSGLVGQQLEEFLNQSSPFYFWINGDRIDSLLENDRQQTHALDVMQDSFNRASRIMDELFQDRFFTREPQDTYHYSPFSSLQRRPFFFNPKSRFARNIMPFPAFQPLNFHDMFQPFFDMIHQAQQAMDINLQRIPYHFPMEFTEEDNQDRMVCKEIRHNSTGCLRMKDQCDKCQEILSVDCSASNPSQVLLRQELNNSLQMAEKFTKLYDELLRSYQEKMFNTSSLLKQLNEQFSWVSQLANLTQSEDPFYLQVTTVSSQTSDSNVPSGFTKVVVKLFDSDPISVMVPEEVSRNNPKFMETVAEKALQEYRQKNGEK; this is translated from the exons ATGAAGACCCTCCTACTGTTGGTGGGGCTGCTGCTGACCTGTGAGAATGGACGGGTTCTGGGAGACAAGGCGGTCTCAGACGCAGAGCTCCAGG AAATGTCCACCGAGGGGAGTAAGTACattaacaaggaaattaaaaacgCCCTCAAGGGCGTGAAACAGATAAAGACTCTGATAGAACAGACAAACGAAGAGCGCAAATCCCTGCTCAGCAACTTAGAAGAagccaagaagaagaaagag GATGCCCTAAGTGATACCAAGGACTCTGAAATGAAGCTGAAGGCGTCCCAGGGGGTGTGCAATGACACCATGATGGCCCTCTGGGAGGAGTGTAAGCCGTGCCTGAAACAGACCTGCATGAAGTTCTACGCTCGTGTCTGCAGAAGCGGCTCAGGCCTGGTTGGCCAACAG CTTGAGGAGTTCCTGAACCAGAGTTCTCCCTTCTACTTCTGGATTAATGGCGACCGCATCGACTCCCTGCTGGAGAACGACCGGCAGCAGACCCACGCCCTGGACGTCATGCAGGACAGCTTCAACCGGGCATCCAGAATTATGGACGAGCTTTTCCAGGACAGATTCTTCACCCGTGAGCCCCAGGATACTTACCACTACTCACCCTTCAGCTCATTACAGAGGAGGCCTTTCTTCTTCAATCCCAAGTCCCGCTTCGCCCGGAACATAATGCCTTTCCCTGCATTCCAACCCTTGAACTTCCACGACATGTTTCAACCCTTCTTCGACATGATACACCAGGCTCAACAGGCCATGGACATCAACCTCCAGAGAATTCCCTACCACTTTCCGATGGAATTCACAGAAG AAGACAACCAAGACCGTATGGTGTGCAAGGAGATCCGTCACAACTCCACGGGGTGCCTGAGGATGAAGGACCAGTGTGACAAGTGCCAGGAGATCTTGTCAGTGG ACTGTTCTGCCAGCAACCCCTCTCAGGTGCTGCTGCGGCAGGAACTTAACAACTCCCTGCAGATGGCAGAGAAGTTCACCAAGCTGTACGACGAGCTGCTTCGGTCCTACCAGGAGAAGATGTTCAACACGTCCTCTCTGCTGAAGCAGCTGAATGAGCAGTTTAGCTGGGTGTCCCAGCTGGCTAATCTCACTCAGAGTGAAGACCCATTCTATCTCCAGGTCACTACG GTGAGCTCCCAGACTTCTGACTCCAACGTTCCCTCTGGCTTCACTAAGGTGGTTGTGAAGCTCTTTGATTCCGACCCCATCTCTGTGATGGTCCCAGAGGAAGTCTCCAGGAACAATCCTAAATTTATGGAGACTGTGGCAGAGAAGGCCCTTCAGGAATACCGTCAAAAGAACGG ggaGAAATGA